In the Paraburkholderia acidisoli genome, one interval contains:
- a CDS encoding sugar-binding transcriptional regulator: MPRATSKPREDDLDEQNPARRLRLRAAWMYFVEEMTQQEIAQRLGVGRVTVVRLLAAARERNEVKIVIGDRLAECVELERRLEERFGIQEAIVVPLSANGADATGPVSAAAGEYVSSMVRSNMKIGVGWGRTLISSLSYMSERPVDNVSVVSMLGGIMKARHFNPAEFAWRFATLYQADCYLMTAPLVVDSPQTRATLIERCGLNDLFEMARTLDVIVTSAAGMGVDATSHRSRLISDEDRESLIKAGAVGDMLFNFLDAEGHLVDHPINERVMSVPLDILKQVPLRVLAAGGSTKVRAILASLRVLKPTTLITDQYAAQDVLKLAG; encoded by the coding sequence GTGCCGAGAGCGACCAGCAAGCCGCGCGAGGACGACCTCGACGAGCAGAATCCCGCGCGCCGGCTGCGTCTGCGCGCCGCCTGGATGTATTTCGTCGAGGAAATGACGCAGCAGGAAATCGCGCAACGGCTGGGCGTGGGACGCGTGACCGTGGTGCGGCTCCTCGCCGCCGCGCGCGAGCGCAACGAAGTCAAGATCGTGATTGGCGACCGGCTCGCGGAATGCGTCGAACTCGAACGCCGGCTCGAAGAGCGCTTCGGCATTCAGGAGGCGATCGTCGTGCCGCTTTCGGCGAACGGCGCGGACGCGACCGGCCCGGTGAGCGCCGCGGCGGGCGAGTATGTTTCGTCGATGGTGCGCTCGAACATGAAGATCGGCGTGGGCTGGGGCCGCACCCTCATCAGCTCGCTCTCCTACATGAGCGAGCGCCCGGTGGACAACGTCTCGGTGGTGTCCATGCTCGGCGGCATCATGAAGGCGCGCCACTTCAACCCGGCCGAATTCGCCTGGCGCTTCGCCACGCTCTATCAGGCCGACTGCTATCTCATGACGGCGCCGCTCGTGGTGGACAGCCCGCAAACGCGCGCCACGCTCATCGAGCGCTGCGGGTTGAACGATCTGTTCGAGATGGCGCGCACGCTCGACGTGATCGTCACGAGCGCGGCGGGCATGGGCGTGGATGCCACCTCGCACCGCTCGCGCCTCATCAGCGACGAAGACCGCGAATCGCTCATCAAGGCCGGCGCGGTGGGCGACATGCTGTTCAATTTCCTCGACGCCGAAGGCCATCTCGTCGATCACCCGATCAACGAGCGCGTGATGTCGGTGCCGCTCGACATCCTCAAGCAGGTGCCGCTGCGCGTGCTCGCGGCGGGCGGCTCGACCAAGGTGCGCGCGATTCTCGCGAGCCTGCGCGTGCTCAAGCCCACCACGCTCATCACCGACCAGTACGCCGCGCAGGACGTGCTCAAGCTCGCGGGCTGA
- a CDS encoding NAD(P)H-dependent oxidoreductase: MLNITPSGLAADLQTRAQSGKPIRIGLIGSGEMGTDIVTQVRQMAGLEIGAIADLRVEAACDAVRVARQADEGYRVVDSGAAISKAMEAGEIAITQDAASICTHDQIDVVIDATGKPAVGAQIGLLAMEHGKHLVMMNVEADVTIGAFLRREAERLGVVYTLGAGDEPSSTLELIDFVSALGYPIVAAGKGKNNPLNIDATPDDYAAEAKARNMNPRMLVEFVDGSKTAVEMCAIGNATGLVPDVPGMHGPAATLDELHKVLCPVADGGVLSRKGVVDYSIGKGVAPGVFVVAELSHPRLRERMHDLKLGPGPYYTFYRPYHLTSLEVPLSCARAVLYGKADMRPLPVPVAEVCAVAKRDLKAGEKLDAIGEYTYRAWAMSVEDALAQGAVPCGLLEGGVVRQPVKRGELLTQQNCAVDANAAIVALRRRQDEMVLGARRAAA, encoded by the coding sequence ATGCTGAACATCACTCCCAGCGGCCTCGCGGCCGACCTCCAGACCCGCGCGCAGTCGGGCAAGCCCATCCGCATCGGCCTGATCGGCTCGGGCGAAATGGGCACCGACATCGTCACGCAGGTGCGGCAGATGGCGGGGCTCGAGATCGGCGCGATTGCCGACCTGCGCGTGGAGGCCGCGTGCGACGCGGTGCGCGTGGCGCGTCAGGCGGACGAGGGCTATCGCGTCGTGGACAGCGGCGCGGCCATCTCGAAGGCCATGGAAGCGGGCGAGATCGCCATCACGCAGGACGCCGCTTCGATCTGCACGCACGACCAGATCGACGTGGTGATCGACGCCACCGGCAAGCCCGCCGTGGGCGCGCAGATCGGCCTGCTCGCCATGGAGCACGGCAAGCATCTCGTGATGATGAACGTGGAAGCGGACGTGACGATCGGCGCGTTCCTGCGGCGCGAGGCCGAGCGGCTGGGCGTGGTCTACACGCTCGGCGCGGGCGACGAACCCAGCTCGACGCTCGAACTGATCGACTTCGTGAGCGCGCTCGGCTACCCGATCGTCGCGGCGGGCAAGGGCAAGAACAACCCGCTCAACATCGACGCCACGCCCGACGACTACGCCGCCGAGGCGAAGGCGCGCAACATGAACCCGCGCATGCTCGTGGAGTTCGTGGACGGCTCGAAAACCGCCGTGGAAATGTGCGCGATCGGCAACGCCACGGGCCTCGTGCCCGACGTGCCCGGCATGCACGGCCCGGCCGCCACGCTCGACGAGTTGCACAAGGTGCTGTGCCCGGTCGCGGACGGCGGCGTGCTGAGCCGTAAGGGCGTGGTCGATTACTCCATCGGCAAGGGCGTCGCGCCCGGCGTGTTCGTGGTGGCGGAACTCTCGCATCCGCGCTTGCGCGAGCGCATGCACGACCTCAAGCTCGGCCCCGGCCCGTACTACACGTTCTATCGCCCGTATCACCTCACGAGCCTCGAGGTACCGCTCTCGTGCGCGCGCGCCGTGCTCTACGGCAAGGCCGACATGCGGCCGCTGCCGGTACCCGTGGCCGAAGTCTGCGCCGTGGCCAAGCGCGACCTGAAAGCCGGCGAAAAGCTCGACGCGATCGGCGAATACACGTACCGCGCGTGGGCGATGAGCGTGGAAGACGCGCTTGCGCAGGGCGCCGTGCCGTGCGGTCTGCTCGAAGGCGGCGTGGTGCGCCAGCCGGTCAAGCGCGGCGAACTGCTCACGCAGCAGAACTGCGCCGTGGACGCGAACGCGGCCATCGTGGCGCTGCGCCGCCGCCAGGACGAGATGGTGCTGGGCGCACGCCGCGCGGCGGCCTGA
- a CDS encoding thiamine pyrophosphate-dependent dehydrogenase E1 component subunit alpha — protein sequence MRGLIHGTMHLSIGQEASAIGMTMLLSDDDYITSTHRGHGHCIGKGADPKRMFAEFFGKETGYCRGRGGSMHIADVSRGNLGANGIVGGGLPIAVGAALSVHKQKRQAVVVCFFGDGANNEGAFHESLNFAAIWKLPVIFVCENNRYGMSMSVERSTAVGHIAQRAVAYDMPGVTVDGNRLADVLAAAETAIARARNGEGPTLIECETYRIRGHSKSDRNRYRTREEIEAWGARDPIGIFERELLDAGLIDTATIEATRAAVEQEIEAGLAFAQDSPSPHVSELTRDVYTSVQEAAHE from the coding sequence ATGCGCGGGCTGATTCACGGCACGATGCATCTGTCGATCGGGCAGGAGGCGTCGGCGATCGGCATGACGATGCTGCTCTCCGACGACGACTACATCACCTCCACGCATCGCGGCCACGGCCACTGCATTGGCAAAGGCGCGGACCCGAAGCGCATGTTCGCCGAGTTCTTCGGCAAGGAAACCGGCTATTGCCGCGGGCGCGGCGGCTCGATGCATATCGCCGACGTGAGCCGTGGCAACCTGGGCGCGAACGGCATCGTCGGTGGCGGCTTGCCGATTGCCGTGGGCGCGGCGCTTTCCGTGCACAAGCAGAAGCGCCAAGCCGTGGTCGTGTGCTTTTTCGGCGACGGCGCGAACAACGAAGGCGCGTTCCACGAGTCGCTGAATTTCGCGGCCATCTGGAAGCTGCCGGTGATCTTCGTGTGCGAGAACAACCGCTACGGCATGTCGATGTCGGTGGAGCGCTCCACGGCCGTGGGCCATATCGCGCAGCGCGCCGTGGCGTACGACATGCCGGGCGTGACGGTGGACGGCAACCGGCTCGCCGACGTGCTCGCCGCCGCCGAAACCGCCATCGCGCGGGCCCGCAACGGCGAAGGCCCGACGCTGATCGAATGCGAGACCTACCGCATTCGCGGCCACTCGAAAAGCGACCGCAACCGCTATCGCACGCGCGAGGAAATCGAGGCGTGGGGCGCGCGCGATCCTATCGGCATCTTCGAGCGCGAATTGCTCGACGCCGGTTTGATCGACACGGCGACGATCGAGGCCACGCGCGCCGCCGTCGAGCAGGAGATCGAAGCGGGACTCGCGTTCGCGCAGGACAGCCCTTCGCCGCACGTGAGCGAACTCACGCGCGACGTGTACACCTCCGTTCAGGAAGCCGCCCATGAGTGA
- a CDS encoding alpha-ketoacid dehydrogenase subunit beta, whose product MSDQTVEPRELTYAQAINEALAIALERDERVFLMGEDIGVYGGAFQVTGDLYQRFGADRVMDTPISELAGAGIAVGAALTGSRPIYEFQFSDFATLAMEQIVNQAAKMRYMLGGGVSVPVVMRFPAGSGTGAAAQHSQSLEAWFAHVPGLKVVQPSTPHDAKGLLLAALEDPDPVMIFEHKLLYKSKGVVPEGYYVEPLGKAVVRREGRDVTIVATSMMSVRSLEAAQTLAAEGIDVEVIDLRSLRPIDRDAIVQSVRKTSRLVCVYEGVQQLGIGAEISAIVSEGEAFDYLDAPIVRLGGADCPLPYNPQLEKAAVPQVDDIVAAVRRVVGGRV is encoded by the coding sequence ATGAGTGACCAGACTGTCGAGCCGCGCGAACTCACCTACGCCCAGGCGATCAACGAGGCGCTCGCCATCGCGCTAGAACGCGACGAGCGCGTGTTCCTGATGGGCGAGGACATTGGCGTGTATGGCGGCGCGTTCCAGGTGACGGGCGACCTGTATCAGCGCTTTGGCGCGGACCGCGTGATGGACACGCCCATCTCCGAACTCGCGGGCGCGGGCATTGCCGTGGGCGCGGCGCTCACGGGCTCGCGTCCCATCTACGAATTCCAGTTCTCCGACTTCGCGACGCTCGCCATGGAGCAGATCGTCAACCAGGCCGCGAAGATGCGCTACATGCTGGGCGGCGGCGTGTCCGTGCCCGTGGTGATGCGCTTTCCCGCCGGCTCGGGCACGGGCGCGGCCGCGCAGCACAGCCAGAGCCTCGAGGCGTGGTTCGCGCACGTGCCGGGCTTGAAGGTGGTGCAGCCGAGCACGCCGCACGACGCGAAAGGCTTGCTGCTGGCGGCGCTCGAAGACCCCGACCCGGTGATGATATTCGAGCACAAGCTGCTCTACAAAAGCAAGGGCGTCGTGCCCGAAGGCTATTACGTCGAGCCGCTCGGCAAGGCGGTTGTGCGCCGCGAGGGCCGCGACGTCACGATCGTCGCGACTTCGATGATGAGCGTGCGTTCGCTGGAAGCCGCGCAAACGCTGGCGGCGGAAGGCATCGACGTGGAAGTGATCGACCTGCGCAGCCTGCGCCCGATCGACCGCGACGCCATCGTGCAGAGCGTGCGCAAGACCTCGCGGCTCGTGTGCGTGTACGAAGGCGTGCAGCAACTGGGCATTGGCGCGGAAATTTCGGCGATCGTGAGCGAGGGCGAGGCGTTCGATTACCTCGACGCGCCCATCGTGCGGCTGGGCGGCGCGGACTGCCCGCTGCCGTACAACCCGCAGCTCGAAAAGGCGGCGGTGCCGCAGGTGGACGATATCGTCGCCGCCGTACGGCGCGTCGTGGGCGGGAGGGTCTGA
- a CDS encoding acetoin dehydrogenase dihydrolipoyllysine-residue acetyltransferase subunit, with product MPTEVILPRVDMDMTEGAITAWYAKEGDSVRQGEPLFDIETSKATMEVEAPATGVVRQITAGVGETVPVGTVIAWIYASGEALQEPPSAVPAREMAADADVDANAEAEALALETATAPAETAETWVAERAAPHDAGLRATPAARRVARDRHVALAGVRGSGPHGRIGCADVLASLQASANAPATPKLDAKLNRLWLQRGAAATLVCLHGFAAEANSWRPLFNALRTAGLARDLGVLAIDLPGHGKSPADDALSLDRTVAALAAVLDAEQVDACHLVAHSFGGALAIALAASQRANVQSLTLIAPAGLGTSCDWAFLRGLTQAADRTTLTGWLAELVAQPAFIDEGFIASAQQQLASEPKRATLARIAETFFPDGRQKLDLRATLASLAMPVRVVWGARDRIMPVAHTEGLPGRVAQHRFADVGHMPQLEAAAEVARIIGEQLRR from the coding sequence ATGCCGACCGAGGTGATCCTTCCGCGCGTCGACATGGACATGACCGAAGGCGCGATCACGGCGTGGTACGCCAAAGAGGGCGATTCGGTCCGGCAGGGCGAGCCGCTCTTCGACATCGAAACCAGCAAGGCGACGATGGAAGTGGAAGCGCCCGCCACGGGCGTCGTGCGGCAGATCACGGCGGGTGTGGGCGAGACCGTGCCGGTGGGCACGGTGATCGCGTGGATCTACGCGAGCGGCGAGGCGTTGCAGGAGCCGCCGAGCGCCGTGCCAGCGCGCGAGATGGCAGCCGATGCCGATGTCGATGCCAATGCCGAAGCGGAGGCGCTCGCGCTCGAAACGGCCACGGCGCCTGCTGAGACCGCTGAAACGTGGGTCGCCGAGCGCGCCGCGCCGCACGATGCCGGTTTGCGCGCCACGCCCGCCGCGCGTCGCGTGGCGCGCGACCGGCACGTCGCGCTCGCGGGTGTGCGCGGCTCGGGGCCGCACGGGCGCATTGGTTGCGCGGACGTGCTGGCCTCGCTGCAAGCCAGCGCGAACGCGCCCGCCACGCCGAAGCTCGACGCGAAGCTCAACCGCCTCTGGCTGCAACGCGGCGCCGCGGCCACGCTCGTGTGCCTGCACGGGTTCGCCGCGGAAGCCAATAGCTGGCGGCCGCTTTTCAACGCGCTGCGCACGGCGGGGCTTGCGCGCGACCTGGGCGTGCTCGCCATCGATTTGCCGGGCCACGGCAAGAGCCCGGCTGACGACGCGCTTTCGCTCGATCGCACGGTCGCCGCGCTGGCCGCGGTGCTCGACGCGGAGCAGGTGGACGCGTGCCATCTGGTGGCGCATTCGTTCGGCGGCGCGCTCGCCATCGCGCTGGCCGCCTCGCAGCGCGCGAACGTGCAGTCGTTGACGCTGATCGCGCCCGCGGGCCTCGGCACGAGTTGCGACTGGGCGTTCCTTCGCGGCTTGACGCAGGCCGCCGATCGGACCACGCTCACAGGCTGGCTCGCGGAACTCGTGGCGCAACCGGCGTTCATCGACGAAGGTTTCATCGCCAGTGCGCAGCAGCAGTTGGCGAGCGAGCCGAAGCGCGCGACGCTCGCACGCATTGCCGAGACGTTTTTCCCGGACGGGCGCCAGAAGCTCGACCTGCGCGCCACGCTCGCTTCGCTCGCCATGCCGGTGCGCGTGGTGTGGGGCGCGCGGGATCGCATCATGCCCGTCGCGCATACAGAAGGCTTGCCGGGCCGCGTGGCGCAGCATCGTTTCGCCGATGTGGGGCATATGCCGCAACTGGAAGCGGCGGCGGAGGTGGCGCGGATTATCGGCGAACAGCTGCGGCGCTGA
- a CDS encoding transcriptional regulator GutM, which yields MELVRLGLLLLAAMWAMQIAAAWVQMRYYRDTVRRTAQHWHSGYLGVGTFKRRLGPGAVAIVVIDSADEGAVVREALSMSGLSVFARFKPLAELSNGPIGEFTQRLAAAKLAPAARRALTNAFEVACRTASERQQVSSSQMSQVSQMS from the coding sequence ATGGAACTGGTTCGGCTAGGACTGTTGTTGCTCGCCGCAATGTGGGCCATGCAGATCGCGGCGGCCTGGGTGCAGATGCGCTACTACCGCGACACCGTGCGGCGCACCGCGCAGCACTGGCACAGCGGCTATCTCGGCGTGGGCACCTTCAAGCGGCGCCTCGGCCCCGGCGCGGTCGCGATCGTCGTGATCGATTCCGCCGACGAAGGCGCCGTCGTGCGCGAAGCGCTCAGCATGTCCGGCCTCTCCGTATTCGCGCGCTTCAAGCCGCTCGCCGAACTCAGCAACGGCCCCATCGGCGAATTCACGCAGCGTCTCGCCGCCGCGAAACTCGCGCCCGCCGCCCGGCGCGCACTCACCAACGCATTCGAAGTCGCATGCCGCACGGCAAGCGAACGCCAGCAGGTGTCGTCGTCGCAGATGTCGCAAGTGTCGCAAATGTCGTAG
- the srlA gene encoding PTS glucitol/sorbitol transporter subunit IIC — protein sequence MEFLTHAAEAFIGIFNAGGKTFVGFVTGILPTLIVLLTAVYTIIALVGEQRIQGLARFFSKNVITRYTLLPLLAMFFLTNPMAYTFGVFLEERHKPAFYDSAVSLCHPITGLFPHCNPGELFVWLGVAAGITKLAETNAAPFSLPKLALFYLGVGLVVNLIKGVVTEAITRLIAKREGIKL from the coding sequence ATGGAGTTCCTCACGCACGCCGCCGAGGCGTTCATCGGCATCTTCAATGCGGGCGGCAAGACCTTCGTCGGCTTCGTCACCGGCATTCTCCCCACGCTGATCGTCTTGCTCACGGCGGTCTACACGATCATCGCGCTCGTGGGCGAACAGCGAATTCAAGGTCTCGCCCGTTTCTTCTCGAAAAACGTCATCACGCGCTACACGCTGTTGCCGTTGCTCGCGATGTTCTTCCTCACCAACCCGATGGCCTACACCTTCGGCGTGTTCCTCGAAGAGCGCCACAAGCCCGCGTTCTACGACTCGGCCGTGTCGCTGTGCCATCCCATCACCGGTCTGTTCCCGCACTGCAATCCCGGCGAACTGTTCGTCTGGCTCGGCGTGGCGGCGGGCATCACCAAGCTCGCGGAAACCAACGCCGCGCCGTTCTCGCTGCCCAAGCTCGCGCTGTTCTATCTGGGCGTGGGGCTCGTGGTGAATCTCATCAAGGGCGTGGTGACGGAAGCCATCACGCGCCTGATCGCGAAACGCGAAGGCATCAAGCTCTGA
- the srlE gene encoding PTS glucitol/sorbitol transporter subunit IIB yields the protein MDTRTYRAVRVQKGPNGWGGPLVITPTVERNKIVAVTGGDIPKVAHRLAELTGATVIDGFHNPPLESEIAAVVIDCGGTARCGVYPRKRIPTVNLSPVGQSGPLAQFITEDIYVSGVGLDSLQALEDGETGDAAAANAAASTALTGESGARAATAATGSFSTPAQASAALAASATARGETEPAHSGGIVGWITAIGRGMGGVVNILFNSGRKSIDTVIRNVLPFMAFVTMLIGVINSTGIGLGLAHVLSPLAGNIIGLLVLSAICGLPFLSPVLGPGAVIAQVIGAAIIGPAIGNGTIPPHMALPALFAYDTQVGCDFVPVGMALGEAKPDTIRIGVPAVLISRQIMGPVSVLIAWVVSFAL from the coding sequence ATGGACACGCGTACTTATCGAGCCGTTCGCGTTCAGAAGGGCCCCAACGGCTGGGGCGGCCCGCTCGTGATCACGCCCACGGTCGAGCGCAACAAGATCGTCGCGGTGACGGGCGGCGACATTCCGAAGGTCGCGCACCGGCTCGCCGAGCTGACCGGCGCGACCGTGATCGACGGCTTTCACAATCCGCCGCTCGAATCCGAAATCGCGGCCGTGGTGATCGATTGCGGCGGCACGGCGCGCTGCGGCGTGTATCCGCGCAAGCGCATTCCCACGGTCAATCTGAGCCCGGTCGGGCAGTCGGGACCGCTCGCGCAGTTCATCACCGAAGATATCTACGTGTCGGGCGTCGGTCTCGACAGCCTGCAGGCGCTCGAAGACGGCGAGACGGGCGACGCGGCTGCGGCGAACGCGGCGGCCTCCACCGCGCTGACCGGCGAGAGCGGCGCGCGCGCGGCCACCGCGGCCACGGGCAGTTTCAGCACGCCCGCGCAGGCTTCGGCGGCGCTCGCGGCTTCGGCCACGGCGCGCGGCGAAACGGAACCCGCGCACTCGGGCGGCATCGTCGGCTGGATCACGGCGATCGGGCGCGGCATGGGCGGCGTCGTCAACATTCTCTTCAACAGCGGGCGCAAGTCGATCGACACGGTCATCCGCAACGTGTTGCCGTTCATGGCGTTCGTGACGATGCTGATCGGCGTGATCAACTCCACGGGCATCGGGCTCGGCCTCGCGCACGTGCTCTCGCCGCTCGCGGGTAACATCATCGGTCTGCTGGTGCTCTCGGCGATCTGCGGCCTGCCGTTCCTCTCGCCGGTGCTCGGCCCCGGCGCCGTGATCGCGCAGGTAATTGGCGCGGCGATCATCGGGCCGGCCATTGGCAACGGCACGATTCCGCCGCACATGGCGCTGCCCGCGCTGTTCGCGTACGACACGCAGGTGGGTTGCGACTTCGTGCCGGTGGGCATGGCGCTCGGCGAGGCCAAGCCGGACACGATCCGCATCGGCGTGCCCGCGGTGCTCATCAGCCGGCAGATCATGGGGCCGGTTTCGGTGCTCATCGCGTGGGTCGTGAGCTTCGCGCTTTAA
- a CDS encoding PTS glucitol/sorbitol transporter subunit IIA has product MNYYKTVISSIGEEVESLLEGGVLILYSDGAPPELAEVSVLHRVEAASSSVPRIGSLLRIGEASAVVTAVGPTAWNKVSELGHVVINFNGSQTAERPGEICASDIDRDRLFSGMKNGTVIEIVDA; this is encoded by the coding sequence ATGAACTACTACAAGACCGTGATTTCGTCGATCGGAGAGGAAGTCGAGTCGCTGCTCGAAGGCGGCGTGCTGATTCTCTACTCCGACGGCGCGCCGCCCGAGCTTGCCGAAGTCTCCGTGCTGCATCGCGTGGAAGCGGCGAGCAGCAGCGTGCCGCGCATCGGTTCGTTGCTGCGTATCGGCGAGGCGTCGGCGGTCGTGACCGCGGTGGGTCCGACCGCCTGGAACAAGGTGAGCGAGCTGGGGCACGTGGTCATCAACTTCAACGGTTCGCAAACGGCGGAGCGCCCCGGCGAGATCTGCGCCTCGGACATCGATCGCGACCGGCTCTTCAGCGGCATGAAGAACGGCACGGTGATCGAGATCGTCGATGCGTGA
- the ptsP gene encoding phosphoenolpyruvate--protein phosphotransferase, whose translation MLETPVIVKVHEGLHARPATQFAKLAKGFSCSLKIGRGESWADAKSAVKLMLLGVKQDERIVLRAEGEDEREALGKLSEFLGDASVNLPAGEEPAASVARAAAPAVTPQETATPAAAASTQSTQPTQPTATPALKGVPASEGVAFGTVFAYFREEIVADRQFVAPHEVDSELTRFGAALEETLRAMLAPRPGAQCDDETDDEIFAAIADVARSDDFAGAIRTLVASRWSAEAATLKCGLDLAVAFATLPDEYLKSRADDIRGLTRAVAATLLGKPMPSLSDLPGPSIVIAEELSAPDLARADLRHIVGIVCTTGSATSHVAIIARSHGIPAVLGLDAHHDTLRAASRAAIDGSSGEVWLDHAPELEAAMTQRIAAQREVDAALLAYRDVEPQTRDGRKVVVAANLGSVAEIEPARRAGAMGVGLFRTELLFMDRQCVPGEQEQYEVYAELARAFAPWPVIIRTLDAGADKPLPGVRFPKEENPFLGWRGIRMCLDSPEIFEPQLRALLRAAVHGNLCVMLPMVDDVDEVRRVKAIMARLAAELAAAQVPHALPRLGIMIETPAAVLTADTLAREVAFFSIGTNDLTQYIMAVDRMNPNLAALYRTEHPAVLQAIRMVCDAAKRAGISVGVCGEAAGKPALIPTLVNLGVDELSMSPNAILRAKKLVTEIEPVRNEAARALPERVCSDE comes from the coding sequence ATGCTGGAAACGCCGGTCATCGTCAAGGTACACGAAGGGTTGCACGCGCGCCCCGCCACGCAGTTCGCCAAGCTCGCGAAGGGCTTTTCGTGCTCGCTGAAGATCGGGCGCGGCGAGTCGTGGGCGGACGCGAAAAGCGCCGTCAAGCTGATGTTGCTCGGCGTGAAGCAGGACGAGCGCATCGTGCTGCGCGCCGAGGGCGAGGACGAGCGCGAGGCGCTCGGCAAGCTCAGCGAGTTTCTCGGCGACGCCAGCGTGAATCTGCCTGCCGGCGAGGAACCGGCGGCCAGCGTTGCGCGAGCGGCGGCGCCCGCCGTGACGCCGCAGGAAACGGCAACGCCAGCCGCAGCCGCATCGACGCAATCGACGCAACCCACGCAACCCACCGCGACGCCCGCGCTCAAGGGCGTACCCGCGAGCGAAGGCGTGGCGTTCGGCACGGTGTTCGCGTACTTCCGCGAGGAGATCGTCGCGGACCGGCAATTCGTCGCGCCGCACGAGGTGGACAGCGAACTCACGCGCTTCGGCGCCGCGCTCGAGGAGACCTTGCGCGCGATGCTCGCACCGCGCCCCGGCGCGCAATGCGACGACGAAACCGACGACGAAATCTTCGCCGCGATCGCCGACGTCGCACGCAGCGACGACTTCGCGGGCGCGATCCGCACGCTCGTGGCTTCGCGCTGGAGCGCGGAAGCCGCCACGCTCAAATGCGGGCTCGACCTCGCGGTGGCCTTCGCGACCTTGCCCGACGAATACCTCAAGAGCCGCGCCGACGACATTCGCGGCCTGACGCGCGCCGTGGCCGCCACGCTGCTCGGCAAGCCCATGCCTTCGCTGTCCGACCTGCCCGGCCCGAGCATCGTGATTGCCGAGGAGTTGAGCGCCCCCGACCTCGCGCGCGCCGACCTGCGCCATATTGTGGGTATCGTCTGCACCACGGGCAGCGCGACCTCGCATGTGGCGATCATCGCGCGCTCGCACGGCATTCCCGCCGTGCTCGGTCTCGACGCGCATCACGACACGCTGCGCGCCGCCAGCCGCGCGGCCATCGACGGTAGTAGCGGCGAAGTCTGGCTCGACCACGCGCCCGAACTCGAAGCGGCCATGACGCAGCGCATCGCGGCGCAGCGCGAGGTGGACGCCGCGCTGCTCGCGTATCGCGACGTGGAGCCGCAAACGCGCGACGGCCGCAAGGTGGTGGTGGCCGCGAATCTCGGCAGCGTGGCCGAAATCGAACCGGCGCGGCGCGCGGGCGCGATGGGCGTGGGCCTCTTTCGCACCGAATTGCTGTTCATGGACCGCCAATGCGTGCCCGGCGAGCAGGAGCAATACGAGGTCTACGCCGAACTCGCGCGCGCGTTCGCGCCGTGGCCTGTCATCATCCGCACGCTCGACGCGGGCGCGGACAAGCCGCTGCCCGGCGTGCGCTTCCCGAAGGAGGAGAACCCGTTTCTCGGCTGGCGCGGCATTCGCATGTGCCTGGACAGCCCCGAGATTTTCGAGCCGCAACTGCGCGCCTTGTTGCGCGCGGCCGTGCACGGCAATCTGTGCGTGATGCTGCCGATGGTCGACGACGTGGACGAAGTGCGCCGCGTGAAGGCCATCATGGCGCGGCTCGCGGCCGAACTCGCGGCGGCGCAGGTGCCGCACGCGCTGCCGCGCCTCGGCATCATGATCGAGACGCCCGCCGCCGTGCTGACCGCCGACACGCTCGCGCGCGAAGTGGCGTTCTTCTCGATCGGCACGAACGATCTTACGCAGTACATCATGGCCGTCGACCGCATGAACCCGAACCTTGCCGCGCTCTATCGCACCGAGCATCCGGCCGTGCTGCAGGCCATACGCATGGTGTGCGACGCCGCGAAGCGCGCCGGTATCAGCGTGGGCGTGTGCGGCGAGGCCGCGGGCAAGCCGGCGCTGATCCCGACGCTCGTGAATCTGGGCGTGGACGAGTTGAGCATGAGCCCCAACGCAATCCTGCGCGCGAAGAAGCTGGTCACGGAGATCGAACCCGTGCGCAACGAAGCGGCGCGCGCCTTGCCCGAGCGCGTGTGTAGCGACGAGTAA
- a CDS encoding universal stress protein — translation MISKILVALSDHSAPILLPAAIDLARQHQARVIALHVVDPSPCFGAAEHYDGGVVFEALEAQGRRTARHIADVLAAAACEAHTHMILLPLSGLTTGGAIGALAEEHGADLILLGARKTRWPWWLREDVAKDVRRATRTPLRFVPDAGAEGGARRPSRTANARKLGGYA, via the coding sequence ATGATCTCGAAGATTCTCGTCGCCCTGAGCGACCATTCCGCCCCCATCCTGCTACCCGCCGCCATCGATCTCGCGCGTCAACACCAGGCGCGCGTGATCGCGCTGCACGTGGTCGATCCTTCGCCGTGCTTCGGCGCGGCGGAGCATTACGATGGCGGCGTGGTGTTCGAGGCGCTGGAAGCGCAGGGCCGGCGCACGGCGCGCCATATCGCGGACGTGCTGGCCGCGGCCGCGTGCGAAGCGCACACACACATGATCTTGCTGCCGCTCTCCGGCCTGACCACGGGCGGCGCGATCGGGGCGCTCGCGGAAGAACACGGCGCCGATCTGATCCTGCTCGGCGCGCGCAAGACGCGCTGGCCGTGGTGGCTGCGCGAGGACGTGGCGAAGGACGTGCGGCGCGCCACGCGCACGCCTCTCCGGTTCGTGCCGGATGCGGGCGCGGAAGGGGGCGCGCGCCGCCCGTCGCGCACGGCCAACGCGCGCAAGCTGGGCGGTTACGCGTGA